A stretch of the Desulfobacter sp. genome encodes the following:
- a CDS encoding ISL3 family transposase, with the protein MSTSFIYHAFGLRDYFYKTTRFIGGIITFELIPKPEAVKCPEFNSRSVTRKGIVTRDLRTIPVGSKPVILRTAIQRVWCSFCQFVRQIKLSFAQEGKSYTRAFERYVLELSQFMTIKDIAIHLRISWDTIKQIQKEDLLRRYRNIPLEKVRQIAIDEISIGKGHKYLTIVMDLESGRILHVGEGKGGEALKSFWTKVKISKAKIKAVSIDMSPAYLSAVIENLSGSAIVFDRFHVVKLFNEKLSDFRRKLYNLLANTGQQKLLKGVRWLLLKNPENLSDDKKEAQRLEEALKINQPLLVVYYMKEELRQIWNQKKKETAEKIVSNWINLANISKIPMLMKFAKTLAVHRQRILSYYDYRISTGPLEGTNNKIKTMKRKAYGYRDSEFFRLKLLDLHNKRYALIG; encoded by the coding sequence ATGTCCACAAGCTTCATATACCATGCCTTTGGCCTTCGTGACTACTTTTATAAAACAACGCGTTTCATCGGTGGAATAATCACTTTTGAACTCATACCAAAACCGGAGGCGGTAAAATGCCCGGAATTTAATTCCAGGTCCGTCACCAGGAAAGGGATTGTGACAAGAGATCTCAGAACAATACCGGTAGGTTCAAAACCCGTGATTCTCAGGACGGCTATCCAGAGAGTTTGGTGTTCGTTCTGTCAATTTGTCCGGCAAATCAAACTATCCTTTGCCCAGGAGGGGAAAAGCTATACCCGGGCTTTTGAACGGTATGTCTTGGAGTTGTCTCAGTTCATGACAATCAAAGATATTGCCATCCATTTAAGGATCAGCTGGGATACGATAAAGCAGATCCAGAAAGAAGACCTGCTGAGGCGTTATCGAAATATCCCCCTTGAGAAAGTCCGGCAGATTGCCATAGATGAAATTTCCATAGGGAAAGGGCATAAATACTTGACCATCGTGATGGATCTGGAATCCGGTAGAATTCTGCACGTGGGAGAAGGAAAAGGTGGTGAAGCTTTGAAATCTTTTTGGACAAAAGTGAAAATATCGAAAGCAAAAATCAAAGCCGTCAGCATCGATATGTCCCCGGCATACTTGAGTGCTGTTATTGAAAATCTTTCTGGTTCAGCAATTGTCTTTGACAGATTTCATGTTGTTAAATTGTTCAATGAGAAACTGTCGGATTTCAGGCGAAAGCTCTACAACCTTCTTGCCAATACCGGGCAACAAAAACTTCTGAAGGGAGTCCGGTGGCTTTTGTTAAAAAATCCCGAAAACCTCAGTGATGACAAGAAGGAGGCCCAACGGTTAGAAGAAGCATTGAAAATAAATCAGCCGCTATTGGTAGTCTACTACATGAAAGAGGAACTCAGGCAAATATGGAATCAAAAGAAAAAAGAAACAGCTGAAAAGATAGTCAGCAATTGGATCAATCTGGCCAATATTTCCAAAATTCCAATGTTGATGAAATTTGCCAAGACCTTGGCTGTGCACAGGCAAAGAATCCTTTCATACTATGATTACAGGATATCTACAGGTCCTTTAGAAGGGACAAATAACAAGATAAAAACCATGAAACGGAAAGCTTATGGATACAGGGATTCGGAGTTTTTCAGGTTGAAACTTTTGGACCTTCACAATAAAAGGTACGCATTAATCGGATGA
- a CDS encoding AMP-binding protein: protein MFFAPPTVYIAFFNLPDFDQYDLSSLKVGGASGAPVPPAIQAKWRAKTGLDLLNGYGLTETTAGAIVSLPNKFNHDAIGVPMGGEVKIVDDQGNSVPLGERGEILFKGQQVAKGYWNQPEKTAKTFVDGWLHTDDIGTMDEQGFVFFLDREKDLIIASAYNIAPAEVEAVLMKHEKIQEVAVIGVPDEYRGETVKAFVVLEEDAKGKISQEEILEYGKANMAAYKYPRLVEFIDELPKSPIQKVLRKELRDMEALRREGC, encoded by the coding sequence GTGTTTTTTGCGCCCCCCACCGTATATATTGCTTTTTTTAATCTGCCGGATTTTGACCAATACGATCTTTCCAGCCTTAAGGTCGGCGGCGCATCAGGCGCACCTGTACCTCCGGCCATCCAGGCAAAGTGGCGGGCAAAGACCGGTTTGGACCTGCTCAACGGCTACGGTCTGACTGAAACCACTGCCGGGGCCATTGTCTCTTTGCCCAATAAGTTCAACCATGACGCCATCGGGGTGCCCATGGGCGGAGAGGTTAAAATTGTTGATGACCAGGGAAACAGCGTTCCTTTGGGTGAGCGGGGGGAAATCCTTTTTAAGGGGCAGCAGGTGGCAAAAGGGTATTGGAATCAGCCTGAAAAGACCGCCAAAACCTTTGTTGACGGATGGCTGCATACCGATGACATCGGGACCATGGATGAACAGGGATTTGTGTTTTTCCTTGACCGGGAAAAGGATTTGATCATTGCCTCTGCCTATAATATTGCACCGGCCGAAGTGGAGGCCGTACTCATGAAGCATGAAAAGATTCAGGAGGTGGCTGTTATCGGCGTGCCTGACGAATACCGGGGGGAAACGGTCAAGGCCTTTGTGGTGCTGGAAGAAGATGCCAAAGGGAAGATCAGCCAGGAAGAGATCCTTGAGTACGGCAAAGCCAATATGGCGGCGTATAAATATCCGAGACTTGTTGAATTTATTGATGAGCTGCCCAAATCTCCCATTCAGAAAGTGTTGAGAAAAGAACTGAGGGATATGGAAGCGCTTCGCAGAGAGGGGTGTTGA
- a CDS encoding carboxyl transferase, which translates to MAFEEVLSQLAGKKNTALQMGGAAKVEKQHAKGRFTARERIAKLLDKDSFMEFGLLATSDMPGMENKTPADGLICGYGLIEGRRIGVVANDFTVLASTNARINLKKMLQFKAQVKKNKVPLIWLGEAGGARMPDCQGAKNICTLGGGGTHTLFSEYTHFREMPFVMAAMGECYGVPDFEAMLADCVIQEKGSVLSISGPRALNRAIGQTFTGEEMGGWKIHESITGIADKVAEDESHCFELIKTFLGYMPSNNQERPPRIPVPEGSGSKMETILDFMPEKRTRTYDMHSLIECMVDGGKIFEIKPNFGKMLITCLARIDGEVVGFIANNPFYNVGAMDTDGLEKHTSFLCLCDSFNIPIIFLHDTPGHMVGKEAEEKRVGAKVVNNLQALCQVTVLKIVIVIRKSYGQAAVNMCGPGIGPDYFVSWPTGELGFMEPTIAADVVFGGLPEEERQQMLDHMISDLSPYPAAQDYFIQDIIDPRQTRSYLTQVLSVIRDSHGRGVGEHRLSNWPTKF; encoded by the coding sequence ATGGCGTTTGAAGAAGTTCTCAGCCAGCTGGCCGGAAAAAAAAATACTGCATTGCAGATGGGAGGGGCTGCCAAGGTTGAAAAACAGCATGCCAAGGGAAGGTTTACCGCAAGGGAACGGATCGCAAAGCTTTTGGATAAAGATTCTTTTATGGAATTTGGTCTTTTGGCCACATCCGATATGCCGGGAATGGAAAATAAAACACCGGCCGACGGCCTGATCTGCGGGTACGGATTGATCGAGGGACGGCGAATTGGGGTGGTTGCCAATGATTTTACGGTTCTGGCATCAACCAATGCACGGATTAATTTGAAAAAAATGCTTCAGTTCAAGGCCCAGGTTAAAAAAAATAAGGTTCCTTTGATCTGGCTGGGGGAAGCCGGCGGTGCAAGGATGCCTGACTGCCAGGGGGCCAAAAATATTTGTACCCTGGGCGGGGGAGGAACCCATACCCTTTTTAGCGAATATACCCATTTCAGGGAAATGCCCTTTGTTATGGCGGCCATGGGAGAGTGTTACGGGGTTCCTGATTTTGAAGCCATGCTGGCAGACTGTGTCATCCAGGAGAAAGGCAGTGTGCTGTCCATTTCAGGGCCCAGGGCATTGAACAGGGCCATTGGCCAGACCTTTACCGGGGAAGAGATGGGCGGATGGAAAATCCATGAAAGTATTACAGGCATTGCGGACAAGGTGGCTGAAGATGAATCCCATTGTTTTGAATTGATCAAGACCTTTTTAGGGTATATGCCCTCCAATAATCAGGAGCGGCCTCCCCGGATTCCGGTTCCTGAAGGCTCGGGCAGTAAAATGGAAACCATTCTTGATTTCATGCCCGAAAAAAGAACCCGGACCTATGATATGCATTCTCTGATCGAATGTATGGTTGACGGTGGAAAAATTTTTGAAATCAAACCCAATTTCGGTAAAATGCTGATCACCTGCCTGGCCAGAATAGACGGTGAAGTGGTGGGATTTATTGCCAACAATCCCTTTTACAATGTGGGTGCCATGGACACGGACGGGCTTGAAAAACATACCAGTTTTCTATGCCTGTGTGATTCATTTAATATTCCCATTATTTTTCTCCATGACACTCCCGGCCACATGGTTGGAAAGGAGGCCGAAGAAAAAAGGGTGGGGGCCAAGGTGGTGAACAATCTCCAGGCCCTGTGCCAGGTCACGGTGCTCAAGATTGTGATTGTCATCCGCAAGTCCTATGGCCAGGCTGCTGTCAACATGTGCGGCCCGGGAATCGGTCCGGATTATTTTGTCTCCTGGCCCACCGGGGAACTCGGGTTCATGGAGCCGACCATTGCGGCGGATGTCGTATTCGGGGGCCTGCCCGAAGAGGAACGGCAGCAGATGCTCGATCATATGATCAGTGATTTGTCTCCCTATCCCGCAGCCCAGGACTATTTTATTCAGGATATTATAGACCCCAGACAGACCCGGTCATACCTGACCCAGGTCTTGTCCGTTATCCGGGATTCACATGGCCGGGGCGTGGGTGAGCACCGGCTGTCAAACTGGCCGACCAAGTTCTGA
- a CDS encoding TetR/AcrR family transcriptional regulator, which produces MEKISTLTKLKQEDRELRKNLIIDAAQKIFGSKTYDRASMREIAKEAGMAVSSIYTYFENQETLFVQAILRETNQLLDEMDIMVSEEIDIDIEKLMNRYLDFYIDHENHWRMITHFFLFGNISPEASKSLNNVARRILNIFDIIFTKMNYEGDVRLLSHAFFSCLSGILISFRKYPGRTDDEIRAHMKRVGGIIRGMLLPYIQTGISTPEAHQS; this is translated from the coding sequence ATGGAAAAAATAAGCACCCTTACAAAATTAAAACAGGAGGACAGGGAACTCCGGAAAAACCTCATCATTGATGCGGCCCAAAAAATTTTTGGCAGCAAAACCTATGACCGTGCCAGCATGAGGGAGATTGCAAAGGAAGCTGGAATGGCCGTCTCCTCAATCTACACCTATTTTGAAAACCAGGAGACCCTGTTTGTCCAGGCCATTTTAAGAGAGACCAACCAGCTTCTCGATGAAATGGACATCATGGTTTCCGAAGAAATTGATATTGACATTGAAAAATTGATGAACCGTTATCTTGATTTTTATATTGACCATGAAAATCACTGGCGGATGATCACCCACTTTTTTCTATTCGGTAATATCAGCCCGGAGGCATCAAAAAGCCTTAACAACGTTGCAAGACGAATATTAAATATTTTTGATATTATTTTTACAAAAATGAACTATGAGGGCGATGTACGGCTTCTGTCCCATGCTTTTTTTTCCTGCCTCAGCGGAATTTTAATTTCATTCAGAAAATATCCCGGAAGAACAGATGATGAAATCAGGGCCCATATGAAACGTGTCGGCGGCATTATCCGGGGCATGCTTTTGCCTTATATCCAGACCGGGATATCAACACCAGAAGCCCATCAATCATAA
- a CDS encoding acyl--CoA ligase, which yields MQEKILSEIAYDPSWGIRPTLEAEPMTTYEMFHKNALLYPSKPALIFLDNKISYSQLDTLVDRFASALFKLGIKKGDRVGALLPNCPQHVIAFLAANRLGAIHVPANVMYEGEELKHILTDSGMKLVITLDLFYENLCSVMEGTDVQKVIVTGIDDFLAFPKSMLYRLKTRFDGTRVKVGYGEHTLSFMNLLKTGGSFSKRPDIDFDDTMLILYTAGTTGKSKGVMLTHRNFVYNAGNQAENFDMTSGNVNLVLFPMFHISGQ from the coding sequence ATGCAAGAAAAGATTTTATCTGAAATAGCGTATGACCCTTCATGGGGTATACGGCCGACTCTGGAAGCCGAGCCCATGACCACCTATGAGATGTTTCATAAAAATGCGCTTTTATATCCGTCAAAGCCGGCCCTTATTTTTCTGGATAATAAGATTTCATATTCACAGCTGGATACCCTGGTGGACAGATTTGCCTCAGCCCTGTTCAAGCTGGGGATAAAAAAGGGTGACCGGGTGGGGGCGCTTTTGCCCAATTGCCCCCAGCATGTGATAGCATTTCTTGCAGCCAACAGGCTTGGGGCGATTCATGTCCCTGCCAACGTCATGTACGAGGGGGAGGAACTCAAACATATTTTAACGGATTCGGGAATGAAACTTGTCATTACCCTGGACCTGTTTTATGAGAATCTTTGTTCCGTGATGGAGGGCACGGACGTCCAAAAGGTGATTGTCACCGGGATTGATGATTTTCTGGCCTTTCCCAAATCAATGCTCTATCGGCTGAAAACCCGTTTTGACGGGACAAGGGTCAAGGTGGGCTATGGAGAGCATACCTTATCTTTTATGAATTTATTGAAAACCGGGGGCTCATTTTCGAAGCGTCCTGATATTGATTTTGACGATACCATGCTGATTTTGTATACCGCCGGCACCACGGGCAAGAGCAAGGGGGTCATGCTGACCCATCGAAATTTTGTTTACAATGCCGGCAACCAGGCTGAAAATTTTGATATGACAAGCGGTAATGTGAACCTGGTTCTTTTTCCCATGTTTCATATTTCAGGCCAGTAG
- a CDS encoding 4Fe-4S dicluster domain-containing protein, which translates to MIKRSFFALSRPRLTYDLLDTKLKAPEAIPVPGSLTLLLPEAIDSSKKALLKQGDAVKKGEKLKLYEDSDAYVLCPVAGIVRGFEPYFGDFGNEATYILIKSDPSKNGNKDNVDLNPVEDIDFADAFLKQLPGALPFDILADETKKIKTIVITGADTDILSDTSQFICTHFTDEMVEGTRILKRLTQIPKFCITLPEKLYTRANFGTIQVLKTSEVYPATLPAMVMKDHLGLILPPGKTPEDLGVCFIRAEALVSLARVFQTKQFVFEKMITLMDKAGKKHRLTATIGTPLSKIFSRFNIQLNEKDRIIIGGPMRGFTTYTPHRPVIAEMDMVIIQDKEIIPELSDTPCVNCGECIRVCPANVPVNLLVRYLEADEYEEAADKFDLESCIECGLCAYVCKARIPLYQYIRLGKHELLTLRAEA; encoded by the coding sequence ATGATTAAACGATCTTTTTTTGCTCTATCCAGACCCAGGCTGACCTATGACCTGCTTGATACAAAGCTTAAGGCGCCTGAGGCCATCCCTGTTCCCGGCAGTCTTACCCTGCTGCTGCCCGAAGCCATTGACAGCAGTAAAAAGGCCTTGCTCAAACAAGGAGATGCTGTCAAAAAAGGGGAAAAACTAAAACTCTATGAAGACAGTGACGCCTATGTTTTATGTCCTGTTGCCGGTATCGTCAGGGGTTTTGAGCCCTATTTCGGTGATTTTGGAAATGAAGCCACTTATATCCTGATCAAATCAGATCCATCCAAAAACGGAAACAAGGACAACGTGGATCTGAACCCGGTTGAGGATATTGATTTTGCAGATGCCTTTCTCAAGCAGCTGCCCGGCGCCCTGCCCTTTGATATTCTGGCAGATGAAACCAAAAAAATAAAAACCATTGTGATCACAGGGGCGGACACAGATATCCTTTCTGACACCAGCCAGTTTATATGCACCCATTTCACAGATGAAATGGTGGAAGGCACCCGGATACTCAAACGACTGACACAGATCCCCAAATTCTGCATCACCCTGCCGGAAAAACTTTATACCCGTGCCAACTTCGGCACCATCCAGGTTTTAAAAACCTCGGAAGTCTATCCGGCTACCCTGCCGGCCATGGTCATGAAAGACCATCTGGGCCTGATCCTGCCGCCGGGTAAAACCCCTGAGGATCTCGGGGTATGTTTTATCCGGGCAGAGGCCTTGGTCTCCCTTGCCAGGGTGTTTCAGACCAAACAATTTGTCTTTGAAAAGATGATCACCCTGATGGATAAGGCCGGAAAAAAACATAGGCTCACCGCCACCATAGGTACGCCCTTGAGCAAAATATTCAGCCGGTTCAATATCCAGCTCAATGAAAAGGACAGGATCATCATTGGCGGTCCCATGAGGGGATTTACCACCTATACCCCCCACCGCCCGGTGATTGCGGAAATGGACATGGTCATCATCCAGGACAAAGAGATTATCCCGGAACTCTCAGACACCCCCTGTGTCAACTGCGGAGAGTGTATCAGGGTCTGCCCTGCCAATGTGCCGGTAAATCTGCTTGTCCGTTATCTTGAAGCGGATGAATATGAAGAGGCTGCAGATAAATTTGATCTGGAATCCTGTATTGAATGCGGTCTCTGCGCCTATGTGTGCAAGGCAAGGATACCCCTTTACCAATATATCCGGCTCGGCAAACATGAGCTTTTGACCCTAAGAGCAGAAGCTTAA
- a CDS encoding IS256 family transposase has translation MTEENTEFDFQKALKGIQEGKPFTGKGGVLTSLIKNLAEAALEGELESHLGQEVSANRRNGKSKKTIKSLDGKFELKTPRDRAGTFSPQIVKKHQTTLSDEIERKIIALYGLGMSYNDMASHLQEIYGLEISNATLSTITDKIIHTVKEWQARPLENVYPIVWLDAIHYKVRENGKVGSKAVYTILGVNIEGRKEVLGLYISENEGANFWLQVLTDLSNRGVKDILIACVDGLKGFPEAIETIFPDTEVQLCVVHQIRNSLKYVGSKNKKEFMADLKRVYKAVNKDLAEEELDILENKWNDKYPIVIKSWRNNWERLSHFFKYPEEIRRIIYTTNTIEAVHRQFRKLTKTKGSFPNQDSLLKLLYMGIQNASKKWTMPIQNWSLTISQLAIFFEGRLDKELGI, from the coding sequence ATGACCGAAGAAAACACCGAATTTGATTTTCAAAAAGCCCTTAAAGGCATCCAGGAAGGTAAACCCTTCACAGGTAAGGGCGGCGTCCTTACATCATTAATCAAAAATCTTGCTGAAGCTGCTCTTGAAGGAGAGTTGGAGTCCCATCTCGGGCAGGAAGTTTCTGCCAACCGCCGTAATGGAAAAAGCAAAAAGACCATTAAATCCCTGGATGGTAAATTTGAGCTAAAAACCCCGCGTGACAGGGCCGGAACCTTCTCTCCACAGATCGTCAAAAAACATCAGACAACGCTCAGCGATGAAATTGAAAGAAAGATAATAGCCCTTTACGGCCTGGGCATGAGTTATAATGATATGGCTTCCCATTTACAGGAAATCTATGGACTTGAGATTTCAAATGCCACTCTGAGCACCATTACCGATAAAATCATCCATACCGTCAAAGAATGGCAGGCCAGGCCGTTGGAAAATGTGTACCCAATCGTATGGCTTGATGCCATACATTATAAAGTACGAGAAAACGGAAAGGTCGGCAGCAAAGCCGTTTACACAATTCTTGGGGTGAATATCGAGGGCCGCAAAGAGGTTCTTGGGCTGTACATATCCGAGAATGAGGGTGCGAACTTCTGGCTGCAGGTGTTAACAGACCTTTCAAACCGAGGGGTAAAAGATATCCTGATTGCCTGTGTTGATGGTCTAAAAGGTTTTCCCGAGGCCATTGAGACCATATTCCCGGACACAGAAGTTCAACTCTGCGTAGTCCACCAGATCCGAAATTCATTGAAATACGTTGGTTCCAAAAATAAAAAGGAATTTATGGCAGATCTAAAACGTGTTTATAAAGCGGTCAATAAGGATCTGGCCGAAGAAGAACTGGATATCTTGGAAAATAAATGGAATGACAAATACCCGATTGTGATAAAATCCTGGCGGAACAACTGGGAACGCCTCAGTCATTTCTTTAAATATCCAGAAGAGATTCGACGGATAATATACACCACAAATACCATTGAGGCTGTGCATCGACAGTTTCGAAAACTGACCAAAACAAAGGGATCATTCCCGAACCAGGACAGCCTGTTAAAGCTGCTTTACATGGGGATCCAGAACGCCAGTAAAAAATGGACAATGCCGATTCAAAATTGGTCACTGACAATTTCCCAGTTGGCAATTTTCTTTGAAGGCCGGCTGGATAAAGAGCTGGGAATTTGA
- a CDS encoding ISL3 family transposase: protein MSTSFIYHAFGLRDYFYKTTRFIGGIITFELIPKPEAVKCPECNSRSVTRKGIVTRDLRTIPVGSKPVILRTAIQRIWCSFCQFVRQIKLSFAQEGKSYTRAFERYVLELSQFMTIKDIAIHLRISWDTIKQIQKEDLLRRYRNIPLEKVRQIAIDEISIGKGHKYLTIVMDLESGRILHVGEGKGGEALKSFWTKVKISKAKIKAVSIDMSPAYLSAVIENLSGSAIVFDRFHVVKLFNEKLSDFRRKLYNLLANTGQQKLLKGVRWLLLKNPENLSDDKKEAQRLEEALKINQPLLVVYYMKEELRQIWNQKKKETAEKIVSNWINLANISKISMLMKFAKTLAVHRQRILSYYDYRISTGPLEGTNNKIKTMKRKAYGYRDSEFFRLKLLDLHNKRYALIG from the coding sequence ATGTCCACAAGCTTCATATACCATGCCTTTGGCCTTCGTGACTACTTTTATAAAACAACACGTTTCATCGGTGGAATAATCACTTTTGAACTCATACCAAAACCGGAGGCGGTAAAATGCCCGGAATGTAATTCCAGGTCCGTCACCAGGAAAGGGATTGTGACAAGAGATCTCAGAACAATACCGGTAGGTTCAAAACCCGTGATTCTCAGGACGGCTATCCAGAGAATTTGGTGTTCGTTCTGTCAATTTGTCCGGCAAATCAAACTATCCTTTGCCCAGGAGGGGAAAAGCTATACCCGGGCTTTTGAACGGTATGTCTTGGAGTTGTCTCAGTTCATGACAATCAAAGATATTGCCATCCATTTAAGGATCAGCTGGGATACGATAAAGCAGATCCAGAAAGAAGACCTGCTGAGGCGTTATCGAAATATCCCCCTTGAGAAAGTCCGGCAGATTGCCATAGATGAAATTTCCATAGGGAAAGGGCATAAATACTTGACCATCGTGATGGATCTGGAATCCGGTAGAATTCTGCACGTGGGAGAAGGAAAAGGTGGTGAAGCTTTGAAATCTTTTTGGACAAAAGTGAAAATATCGAAAGCAAAAATCAAAGCCGTCAGCATCGATATGTCCCCGGCATACTTGAGTGCTGTTATTGAAAATCTTTCTGGTTCAGCAATTGTCTTTGACAGATTTCATGTTGTTAAATTGTTCAATGAGAAACTGTCGGATTTCAGGCGAAAGCTCTACAACCTTCTTGCCAATACCGGGCAACAAAAACTTCTGAAGGGAGTCCGGTGGCTTTTGTTAAAAAATCCCGAAAACCTCAGTGATGACAAGAAGGAGGCCCAACGGTTAGAAGAAGCATTGAAAATAAATCAGCCGCTATTGGTAGTCTACTACATGAAAGAGGAACTCAGGCAAATATGGAATCAAAAGAAAAAAGAAACAGCTGAAAAGATAGTCAGCAATTGGATCAATCTGGCCAATATTTCCAAAATTTCAATGTTGATGAAATTTGCCAAGACCTTGGCTGTGCACAGGCAAAGAATCCTTTCATACTATGATTACAGGATATCTACAGGTCCTTTAGAAGGGACAAATAACAAGATAAAAACCATGAAACGGAAAGCTTATGGATACAGGGATTCGGAGTTTTTCAGGTTGAAACTTTTGGACCTTCACAATAAAAGGTACGCATTAATCGGATGA
- a CDS encoding IS4 family transposase, with the protein MTHISVPKKQLRSLNFDNFRCPLIKSLSKAPELQSRGDRPLKMTFEDQINALVYFHLQEHKSARHLIQDLKENVFAKENIAPDGGISRSSFCEAINHRGLEQLQFIFEDLYKQALECHPGEHAELGELVSIDGSLINAVLSMHWANYRKGSKKAKVHCGFDINHGIPNKIFLTEGNGAERTFVPKILSKGQTGVMDRGYQSHKEFDLLQEQGKHFVCRIKTRTTRTIIDNHETPSDSYIFYDALVKLGTPNQNQTKRPVRVVGYKIAGVKYYVATDRHDLTAEQIATIYKLRWTIEDFFKWWKEHLKVYHLIARSEYGLMVQILGGLITYLLLAIHCQKQFNEKVTIKRVRQLRTAILNDLFGCEEQGSHSSNRDNIVKDQKIIEQAKT; encoded by the coding sequence ATGACGCACATCTCAGTCCCTAAAAAACAACTACGGTCCCTGAACTTTGACAATTTCAGGTGCCCTCTGATAAAGTCACTTTCAAAAGCACCGGAATTACAATCTCGAGGAGACCGCCCTTTAAAAATGACATTCGAAGACCAGATAAATGCTTTGGTTTATTTCCATCTTCAGGAGCACAAGTCTGCCCGACATTTAATTCAGGATCTCAAGGAGAATGTTTTTGCTAAAGAAAATATTGCGCCAGACGGTGGTATCAGCCGTAGTAGTTTCTGTGAAGCCATCAATCACAGGGGACTCGAACAACTGCAATTTATCTTTGAGGATCTTTATAAACAGGCTCTTGAGTGTCATCCGGGTGAACACGCCGAGTTAGGAGAGTTGGTTTCCATTGACGGTAGTCTCATAAATGCAGTCCTTTCAATGCACTGGGCGAACTACAGAAAAGGAAGTAAAAAAGCCAAAGTACATTGCGGATTTGACATTAATCACGGAATCCCAAACAAAATCTTTTTGACTGAAGGCAACGGCGCTGAACGCACTTTTGTTCCCAAAATACTTTCCAAGGGGCAAACAGGTGTTATGGATCGTGGATATCAATCCCATAAAGAATTTGACCTGCTTCAGGAGCAAGGCAAACATTTTGTCTGCCGTATAAAAACCAGGACAACAAGAACAATTATTGATAACCACGAGACCCCTTCCGACAGCTACATTTTTTATGATGCACTGGTTAAACTTGGTACTCCGAATCAAAACCAGACGAAAAGGCCTGTTCGGGTTGTTGGCTATAAAATTGCTGGCGTCAAATACTATGTGGCAACTGACAGGCATGATTTAACAGCGGAACAAATAGCAACAATTTATAAACTCCGGTGGACCATTGAGGATTTTTTCAAATGGTGGAAAGAACATCTGAAGGTATATCATCTCATTGCCCGCAGTGAATACGGCCTTATGGTTCAGATTCTTGGCGGCCTTATCACTTACCTGTTACTGGCAATCCATTGCCAAAAACAGTTTAATGAAAAGGTCACGATCAAAAGAGTTCGGCAGCTGCGAACCGCCATTCTAAATGACCTTTTTGGCTGCGAGGAGCAGGGCTCTCATAGTTCAAACAGGGACAATATTGTCAAAGATCAAAAAATTATTGAGCAAGCAAAAACCTAA
- a CDS encoding cytochrome c3 family protein, whose protein sequence is MTSQRDLKIAVLIMVVLLVTGIICYASFSPPVPENPVRLMFQNQAGKVLFTHLMHTDTYSLECLDCHHNIEDDDTYNCSECHEDTGDEDMPSRADAFHAQCKGCHEDYGSGPIECNSCHAL, encoded by the coding sequence ATGACATCACAACGAGATCTTAAAATAGCTGTATTGATCATGGTCGTTCTTTTGGTCACAGGTATTATCTGCTATGCATCTTTTTCACCCCCTGTTCCGGAAAATCCAGTAAGGCTCATGTTCCAAAATCAGGCCGGCAAAGTATTGTTCACCCATCTCATGCACACAGACACCTATAGTTTGGAGTGTCTGGACTGCCATCATAACATTGAAGATGATGACACCTACAACTGCAGTGAATGCCATGAAGACACAGGTGATGAAGACATGCCGTCAAGGGCGGATGCGTTTCACGCCCAATGTAAAGGATGCCATGAAGATTATGGTTCAGGTCCGATAGAATGTAATTCATGTCATGCGTTGTAA
- a CDS encoding SoxR reducing system RseC family protein, with amino-acid sequence MITENGIVTRATSDRVWVKTIRSAACESCSSKDSCGSGHHGAKEMTVIVKNTLGVEKDDTVVIGIESGPMLYLSFLLYVFPILLLVIGAVIGDSLAPTLQMNKSLLAMIIGFSCFSAAFFIVRKKQASMSEKEEYKPFLVRKKSRSITDSCPNL; translated from the coding sequence ATGATTACTGAAAACGGCATTGTTACCCGGGCAACCTCTGACAGGGTATGGGTTAAAACCATAAGATCTGCAGCATGTGAAAGCTGTTCCTCAAAAGACAGTTGCGGTTCCGGGCACCACGGGGCCAAGGAAATGACCGTGATTGTCAAAAACACCCTTGGGGTTGAAAAAGATGATACCGTTGTCATCGGTATTGAATCAGGCCCCATGCTCTACTTAAGTTTTCTGCTCTATGTCTTTCCCATCCTATTATTGGTGATCGGCGCTGTTATTGGTGACAGCCTGGCACCCACCCTTCAAATGAACAAATCCCTTTTAGCCATGATCATTGGATTTTCATGCTTTTCAGCAGCTTTTTTTATTGTTCGAAAAAAGCAGGCATCCATGTCCGAAAAAGAGGAATACAAACCCTTTCTCGTAAGGAAAAAATCCCGTTCAATCACTGATTCCTGTCCCAATTTATAA